One window of uncultured Methanobrevibacter sp. genomic DNA carries:
- a CDS encoding Ig-like domain-containing protein, with product MDKKELIIIGIVIVIFIVVAGVMLSPSTGAKDTELKMLNNGTLGENGTIYIKLTDAQKQSLADKPVTVKITDKSGKEVLSKTVKTHVTGVAIVKLAKMSPGEYEVKVSYDGDNNYTASSLKEKINVKSGYVEEDINMTAMIGSDTDTTDTQTASPDTSTDSYNSYTHDYSDTSQDSSDTGSDDDSGTAVIDENGNEAETVIDENGHEVPET from the coding sequence ATGGATAAAAAGGAATTGATAATAATCGGAATAGTAATCGTTATCTTTATAGTGGTTGCAGGTGTCATGCTTTCCCCTTCAACCGGGGCGAAGGACACCGAATTGAAAATGCTTAATAACGGAACCCTTGGAGAAAACGGTACAATATACATCAAGTTAACCGATGCACAAAAGCAATCATTGGCTGATAAGCCAGTTACAGTAAAAATTACTGATAAAAGCGGAAAAGAAGTTTTATCAAAAACTGTCAAAACACACGTTACCGGCGTTGCAATCGTTAAACTTGCCAAGATGAGTCCCGGAGAATATGAGGTTAAGGTAAGCTATGACGGAGACAACAACTATACGGCAAGCAGTCTCAAAGAAAAAATCAATGTCAAGTCAGGTTATGTTGAAGAGGATATTAACATGACTGCAATGATTGGAAGCGATACCGATACAACAGACACACAAACAGCATCCCCTGATACATCTACTGATTCATACAATTCATATACACATGACTACAGTGACACATCACAGGACAGCTCCGACACAGGCAGTGATGATGATAGTGGCACTGCAGTAATTGATGAAAACGGTAACGAAGCGGAAACTGTAATTGATGAAAACGGCCACGAAGTACCCGAAACATGA
- a CDS encoding PaaI family thioesterase has translation MANFDDIESAREFFYKDKFAVDTGVTLDELSEDHAICSLKLTDNHRNAYGGVMGGVIFTLADFAFAVLSNQIHQLTVAQQVDIHYLSAPKGEKLIAHATCRKDGRTSSIVNVDISDDTGRDVAQFIGTGFKL, from the coding sequence ATGGCAAATTTTGATGATATTGAAAGTGCAAGGGAGTTCTTCTACAAGGACAAGTTTGCAGTTGATACTGGCGTTACATTGGATGAGTTGAGTGAAGATCATGCAATATGCTCTTTGAAATTAACTGACAATCATAGAAACGCTTACGGCGGTGTGATGGGGGGAGTAATATTTACATTGGCTGATTTTGCTTTTGCTGTTCTCTCAAATCAGATACACCAGCTTACTGTTGCACAGCAGGTTGACATTCATTATCTTTCTGCTCCAAAAGGAGAAAAGCTTATAGCTCATGCAACATGCAGAAAGGACGGCAGGACATCTTCCATTGTCAATGTTGATATAAGTGACGATACTGGTCGTGACGTTGCCCAATTCATTGGGACCGGATTTAAATTATGA
- a CDS encoding TMEM175 family protein, with protein sequence MQTDRFETFMDAILAIIITVLVLKLAQPPAPTWEGVISLNASYLIYGICFLIIFNTWYNDHNLFQMVDEINNLIVVVYGVLIFIISILPYFASWVSLNPQSVPAQTMFGILFLATNACYNLSTFLIIRANPYNAKLKKINLKNFWRYVPVIVILIGFLVTYTVYTPGIFISCIIATIYWFFIAISTKSEIESSGRFEALFDAIIAIILTVLVLEITMASGGTWQDLFDLKIEFLAYIISFIVCFNYWNYNNNLFSIVNKIDTAVIWSIGASMFVLSLIPYLSVFVSHNFYSFVPQACYGIDFIVVAIISIVTSKALKNADKGNVALMLALKNNLVFVTTIVFVGIGMVIGYFFYPPAIIISCLLSIIAVWAISYLTR encoded by the coding sequence ATGCAAACTGATAGATTCGAAACATTCATGGATGCAATTCTTGCAATTATTATCACTGTTCTGGTATTGAAGCTGGCTCAACCTCCCGCTCCAACATGGGAGGGGGTCATATCTTTAAATGCAAGCTATCTTATTTATGGAATCTGTTTTTTAATCATATTCAACACTTGGTATAATGACCACAACCTTTTCCAAATGGTTGATGAGATAAACAACCTGATTGTAGTGGTTTATGGTGTCCTGATATTTATCATTTCAATTCTTCCATATTTTGCATCATGGGTTTCCCTGAATCCTCAGTCTGTTCCTGCTCAAACGATGTTTGGAATTTTGTTTTTGGCCACAAATGCATGCTATAACCTGTCCACTTTTCTTATAATCCGTGCAAATCCATATAATGCTAAACTTAAGAAAATAAACCTTAAGAACTTTTGGCGATATGTTCCCGTAATAGTTATTCTAATCGGATTTTTGGTCACATACACAGTCTATACTCCTGGAATATTTATTTCATGTATCATAGCCACCATCTATTGGTTTTTCATAGCAATTTCCACCAAATCTGAAATTGAAAGCAGTGGAAGATTTGAAGCTTTGTTTGATGCAATTATAGCTATCATATTGACAGTTCTTGTTTTGGAAATAACAATGGCTTCAGGCGGTACCTGGCAGGATTTGTTCGATTTGAAAATCGAATTTTTGGCTTATATAATCAGCTTTATCGTATGTTTCAATTACTGGAACTACAACAACAATCTATTTTCCATCGTAAATAAAATTGACACTGCTGTTATATGGTCAATTGGAGCGTCAATGTTTGTATTGTCACTGATTCCATACCTTTCAGTATTCGTTTCACATAACTTTTATTCGTTTGTGCCTCAGGCATGCTATGGGATTGATTTTATCGTCGTTGCAATTATATCCATTGTCACATCAAAAGCCTTGAAGAATGCGGATAAGGGAAACGTTGCCCTGATGCTTGCATTGAAAAATAATCTGGTATTCGTAACAACAATTGTCTTTGTTGGAATAGGTATGGTAATCGGATATTTCTTTTATCCTCCGGCAATCATCATATCCTGTCTTTTGTCAATTATCGCCGTTTGGGCAATTTCATATTTGACTAGATAA
- a CDS encoding MFS transporter: MKIDFETIVIFVSFITSFFAVFLSNGIIIGVPAIAQEFVMNNVIQNWIPTIFFLVVAVFTVPAGQISGKFGVKKSLLAGIIVYLIGSIGAVLSFSTESFMIFRIVQGAGVAFLNVSAMAMVVQAVKPQNRGKALGFTVTGVYLATSLSPVICGFLVQNLGWRSMFYFVIPFLVLCIILMMVKIPQEWKTYEGQPIDKLGSILWAIGILTFIYGFTSLVNTQGVILTMVGIVMLCIFGAYELRQDSPVFNMNLFKNRKFTSSNVAALCSYLAIMVVTTILNYHFQYVRGWNAQMSGLILIITPVIMAIMAPNAGKLSDRIHPQKLAAVGIGIAAIALAILSFLNGDTPLYIVILAMILQGIGMGLFSSPNMNAIMSSVPPKYAPTASASQATMRTIGQTMSLGLLTLVFAWVMGSLQLAPEYAAMIVQASQTICLICTVACILAVFASLVGIRSKDEFNTKRG; encoded by the coding sequence ATGAAAATAGATTTTGAAACAATTGTAATATTTGTATCATTCATTACATCTTTTTTTGCAGTTTTTCTCTCAAACGGAATAATAATCGGTGTTCCGGCAATTGCACAGGAATTTGTAATGAATAATGTTATCCAAAATTGGATTCCGACAATATTTTTCCTGGTCGTGGCGGTTTTCACAGTTCCTGCAGGTCAGATTTCAGGAAAATTTGGTGTTAAAAAATCTCTTCTTGCCGGAATCATCGTGTATTTGATAGGATCAATTGGTGCGGTCTTGTCATTTTCAACAGAATCATTTATGATATTCAGAATAGTTCAGGGAGCAGGTGTGGCATTTTTAAATGTATCTGCAATGGCAATGGTTGTGCAGGCCGTCAAACCCCAAAACAGGGGAAAGGCATTGGGCTTTACCGTAACTGGAGTATACCTTGCAACATCCCTTTCACCAGTAATCTGCGGATTTCTGGTTCAAAATCTCGGCTGGAGATCAATGTTTTACTTTGTAATTCCATTTTTGGTATTATGTATAATTCTAATGATGGTAAAAATCCCGCAGGAGTGGAAAACCTATGAAGGTCAACCAATCGATAAGTTAGGCTCAATCCTTTGGGCAATAGGCATACTGACATTCATATACGGCTTCACTTCACTGGTTAATACTCAGGGAGTAATTCTGACAATGGTTGGGATTGTCATGCTGTGCATATTCGGAGCATATGAGCTTAGACAGGACTCTCCTGTGTTCAACATGAATTTATTTAAAAACAGAAAGTTCACATCATCCAATGTGGCTGCTCTATGCAGCTATCTTGCAATTATGGTGGTTACAACAATCTTGAATTATCATTTCCAGTATGTGCGCGGTTGGAATGCTCAGATGTCCGGTTTGATATTGATAATCACTCCTGTCATAATGGCAATCATGGCTCCGAATGCCGGAAAGCTGTCTGACAGGATACATCCGCAAAAGCTTGCGGCAGTTGGAATCGGAATTGCTGCCATTGCACTGGCAATATTGTCATTTTTAAACGGAGACACTCCACTTTATATAGTCATATTGGCCATGATTTTGCAGGGTATAGGCATGGGACTTTTCTCAAGCCCAAACATGAATGCAATAATGAGTTCAGTTCCTCCGAAGTATGCTCCAACAGCTTCCGCTTCACAGGCAACAATGAGGACAATAGGTCAGACCATGAGTCTTGGTCTTTTGACATTGGTATTTGCTTGGGTAATGGGATCTCTGCAGCTGGCACCGGAATATGCTGCAATGATTGTTCAGGCATCTCAGACAATCTGTCTTATTTGTACAGTCGCATGTATTCTGGCAGTATTCGCTTCACTTGTCGGCATACGTTCAAAGGATGAATTCAACACAAAAAGAGGATAA
- a CDS encoding MarR family winged helix-turn-helix transcriptional regulator encodes MDEEIFENAPFIAWIHNLSKSQLKYLNSRLNDLDLGHEIKYIMMIYENPNSSQDDLVNFSGQSKGNIAKIVKKLEDMGYVERSVNPNNRRKYMLKTTSKANDIVPKIRKISKEWEIEVGITPDDDELKQRIKEISINSMKLVGE; translated from the coding sequence ATGGACGAAGAAATTTTTGAAAATGCTCCATTCATAGCATGGATTCATAATCTGTCTAAAAGTCAGCTGAAGTACTTGAATTCACGATTGAATGATTTGGACTTGGGTCATGAGATAAAATACATAATGATGATTTATGAAAATCCCAATTCCTCTCAGGATGATTTGGTAAACTTTTCCGGTCAAAGCAAAGGAAATATTGCTAAAATCGTTAAAAAACTTGAGGATATGGGATATGTTGAAAGAAGTGTCAATCCAAACAATCGCCGAAAGTACATGCTGAAGACAACTTCTAAAGCCAATGATATAGTTCCGAAAATTCGAAAGATCTCTAAAGAGTGGGAGATTGAAGTTGGAATAACTCCGGATGATGATGAGTTAAAGCAAAGAATCAAGGAAATATCAATCAATTCAATGAAACTTGTTGGAGAGTAG